In Stieleria varia, one genomic interval encodes:
- a CDS encoding Fpg/Nei family DNA glycosylase has translation MPEGHKTHWIARRHDQMLRDQVIRVTSPQGRFRSDARNVSGKTLTGVHAAGKHLFYEFEGQRIVHIHLGRYGKYREHKVPPPPPVGQVRLRMIGTQACIDLNGPTTCRVITLETRDEIVSKLGPDPLAGGRKSVAWDSISVSKKPIGALLLDQSVIAGVGNIFRAELLYEIGMDPNKPGNALTKPDFDHMWKVLTRMMKTGLKYGKIITVTASEAGKPISQLADSERFRVYRQPNCPGCDFAIETTDLASRKLYWCPHCQSQARQAF, from the coding sequence ATGCCAGAAGGACACAAAACCCATTGGATTGCACGCCGACACGACCAGATGCTCCGGGACCAGGTGATCCGAGTCACCAGTCCACAAGGACGATTCCGCTCCGACGCCCGCAACGTATCCGGCAAAACCCTGACCGGTGTTCACGCGGCAGGGAAACATTTGTTCTACGAATTTGAAGGCCAGCGGATCGTACACATCCACCTTGGACGCTACGGCAAATATCGCGAGCATAAAGTCCCGCCGCCTCCACCGGTCGGCCAAGTACGGTTGCGAATGATCGGTACACAAGCGTGCATCGATCTGAACGGCCCGACGACCTGTCGTGTGATCACTCTCGAAACACGAGATGAGATCGTCAGCAAGTTGGGACCAGACCCTTTGGCCGGAGGCCGCAAATCCGTGGCATGGGATTCTATTTCCGTAAGCAAGAAACCGATCGGTGCGTTGCTATTGGATCAATCCGTGATCGCCGGCGTGGGAAACATTTTTCGCGCCGAGTTGCTTTACGAGATAGGGATGGATCCCAATAAGCCCGGCAATGCATTGACCAAGCCAGACTTTGATCACATGTGGAAAGTCTTGACCAGGATGATGAAGACGGGATTGAAATACGGCAAGATCATCACCGTCACAGCCAGCGAAGCCGGCAAGCCAATCTCCCAGTTGGCCGACAGCGAACGCTTTCGAGTCTATCGCCAACCAAACTGCCCCGGTTGCGACTTCGCAATTGAAACCACAGACCTAGCGTCAAGAAAACTCTACTGGTGCCCCCACTGCCAATCCCAAGCACGTCAGGCTTTCTAG
- a CDS encoding 3'-5' exonuclease, giving the protein MPEAVAHLVFDCESIADGELIAKVRYPGQGLSACEAIKTYQDELMEQKGTTFIPYTFQMPISVVVAKVAKDFQLIDLVSLDEPKFRSHVITAHFWKGWEVYKRPQWVTFNGRTFDLPLMEMAAFRYGISLGQWFKSDGYRSPRNRFSVDAHMDLQDLLTNFSATRFNGGLNLAAQILGKPGKITLTGDQVQEQYDAGDLQAISDYCRCDVLDTYFVFLRSMVLTGKMSLERELELVAQSKAWIEQRADLCAAYATYLERWNQWDDPWENEDLT; this is encoded by the coding sequence ATGCCAGAAGCCGTAGCTCATTTAGTCTTTGATTGCGAAAGTATCGCCGATGGTGAGCTGATCGCGAAAGTCCGCTACCCGGGACAGGGTCTTTCTGCCTGTGAGGCGATTAAGACTTACCAGGACGAATTGATGGAGCAAAAGGGGACGACCTTCATACCCTACACGTTCCAAATGCCGATTTCCGTCGTGGTGGCGAAAGTCGCCAAGGATTTTCAGTTGATCGATCTGGTTTCCTTGGACGAGCCCAAGTTTCGCAGCCACGTGATCACGGCCCACTTTTGGAAGGGCTGGGAGGTCTACAAACGCCCGCAATGGGTGACCTTCAACGGACGCACCTTTGACCTCCCGCTGATGGAAATGGCCGCCTTTCGCTACGGAATCTCGCTCGGCCAGTGGTTCAAATCCGACGGCTATCGATCGCCACGCAATCGGTTTTCTGTCGACGCCCACATGGACCTGCAAGATCTGTTGACGAATTTCAGTGCGACGCGTTTCAACGGCGGTCTGAATCTGGCGGCTCAGATCCTCGGCAAACCCGGCAAGATCACTTTGACGGGCGACCAAGTCCAGGAGCAATACGACGCGGGGGACTTGCAGGCCATCAGCGACTATTGCCGATGCGATGTTCTGGACACGTACTTTGTCTTTCTGCGTTCCATGGTCCTGACCGGCAAAATGTCTCTCGAGCGAGAACTGGAGCTGGTCGCCCAATCCAAAGCATGGATCGAGCAGCGTGCCGATCTGTGTGCCGCCTATGCAACTTACTTGGAACGGTGGAACCAGTGGGATGACCCTTGGGAGAATGAAGACCTGACGTGA
- the pepT gene encoding peptidase T, with product MIRRDRLLERFLRYVQIGTAADPHSQTYPSTASQAALGKILLAELQEMSVDDAHQDENALVWGTVPATDGGGSPAVALVAHMDTSPEAPGDNVRPQVIDAYAGGDITLPSGEMIRVDSCPALKQLIGSTLITTDGTTLLGGDDKAGVAIIMELAHTLIENPHLMHGPVRILMTCDEEIGHGTDKIDLDKLDATVAYTVDGGGAGDIDVETFSANAATVRFIGDNIHPAIAKGRMINAVRAAADFVAALPRDTDTPETTDGRDGFIHPHTISGGVGQARVDLILRSFETDDLDRYAAQLEQVAQSVADKTPGLKFEVSIRRQYRNLRDGLQSLPQAVDLAQQAFQNLGRPCSLEIVRGGTDGSQLTERGLPTPNLSSGQHNIHSVREFACLDQMVQAVEHLIETLRLWSEQRC from the coding sequence GTGATCCGCCGGGATCGCCTGCTGGAGAGGTTTCTCCGCTATGTCCAGATTGGCACGGCGGCGGATCCGCACAGCCAAACCTATCCCAGCACGGCATCTCAAGCGGCGTTGGGCAAGATCCTGCTCGCCGAGCTGCAGGAGATGTCCGTCGACGACGCCCACCAAGACGAAAATGCACTCGTGTGGGGAACCGTGCCCGCGACAGACGGCGGCGGCAGCCCCGCGGTCGCTTTGGTCGCCCACATGGACACCTCGCCGGAGGCCCCGGGGGATAACGTTCGGCCGCAAGTCATCGATGCGTACGCGGGAGGCGATATCACATTGCCGTCAGGCGAGATGATCCGAGTCGACTCGTGCCCGGCGCTAAAACAACTGATCGGCAGCACACTTATCACAACCGATGGCACCACGTTGTTGGGTGGAGACGACAAAGCCGGTGTGGCGATCATCATGGAACTCGCCCACACTCTGATCGAAAACCCGCATCTGATGCACGGCCCGGTTCGAATCCTGATGACTTGCGACGAAGAGATCGGCCATGGCACGGACAAGATTGATCTGGATAAACTCGATGCGACGGTCGCCTACACGGTGGACGGCGGCGGTGCAGGCGATATCGACGTGGAAACCTTTTCGGCAAATGCCGCGACGGTCCGATTCATCGGCGATAACATTCATCCGGCGATCGCCAAAGGACGCATGATCAACGCCGTGCGTGCGGCGGCCGATTTTGTCGCTGCCTTGCCGCGCGACACCGATACGCCGGAAACAACCGACGGACGCGATGGGTTCATTCATCCCCATACGATCAGCGGTGGTGTCGGCCAGGCAAGGGTCGATCTGATCTTGCGTTCCTTTGAAACCGACGACCTGGATCGCTACGCCGCTCAGCTCGAGCAGGTGGCGCAATCCGTGGCCGATAAAACGCCGGGCCTGAAATTCGAAGTCTCCATCCGACGTCAGTACCGAAATCTGCGTGACGGACTGCAATCCTTGCCCCAAGCTGTCGATTTGGCCCAACAAGCATTCCAGAATCTCGGACGCCCTTGCAGCCTGGAGATTGTCCGCGGCGGGACCGATGGTTCACAATTGACCGAGCGAGGTTTGCCGACGCCTAACCTGTCCAGTGGACAACACAACATCCACAGCGTTCGTGAATTTGCCTGCTTGGATCAAATGGTTCAGGCGGTCGAACATCTCATCGAGACCTTGCGGTTGTGGAGCGAACAGCGATGCTAG
- a CDS encoding alpha/beta hydrolase: MISPEKVRFGDLDSYVVAPRSRPELAVVLCHGYGAPGHDLLGVAMEWIECLGSDASRILFVCPIAPHSLAEFGMPQGRAWWPLNMAALMDMVQAKRFDELHQKEPPGIVEAREALSSLIRAVVREVARKEIPSGEKAPLALGGFSQGAMLSMETTLRGDIPKPQLLMQFSGTVVCESQWKAAMPDHLAGVQVYQAHGTQDPILPFESAKRLRDLLKESGADARFHEFLGPHTIDSQSINDTADAIKDLLDQLEI, encoded by the coding sequence ATGATTTCCCCAGAAAAAGTACGCTTCGGCGACCTGGACAGCTACGTCGTTGCTCCGCGCAGTCGACCGGAATTGGCCGTCGTGCTGTGCCACGGCTATGGCGCCCCGGGACATGACCTGCTGGGCGTGGCGATGGAATGGATCGAGTGCCTGGGTTCGGATGCGTCGCGAATTCTGTTTGTTTGCCCGATTGCACCTCACTCGCTCGCGGAGTTCGGGATGCCCCAAGGTCGCGCATGGTGGCCGCTGAACATGGCCGCGCTGATGGACATGGTCCAGGCCAAGCGGTTTGATGAACTGCACCAAAAAGAGCCGCCGGGAATCGTCGAGGCTCGGGAGGCACTTTCCTCACTGATCCGTGCCGTCGTCCGTGAAGTCGCCAGAAAAGAAATCCCGTCAGGAGAAAAAGCGCCCCTTGCGCTGGGCGGATTTTCTCAGGGGGCCATGCTCTCGATGGAAACCACGCTCCGAGGTGACATCCCCAAGCCACAGTTGCTGATGCAGTTTTCTGGAACCGTCGTGTGCGAGTCTCAGTGGAAAGCAGCCATGCCAGATCACTTGGCGGGAGTCCAGGTCTACCAAGCACACGGCACCCAGGATCCCATCCTGCCGTTCGAAAGCGCCAAGCGTTTGAGGGATCTGCTGAAAGAATCCGGTGCCGATGCACGATTCCATGAGTTCCTTGGACCACACACCATCGATTCGCAGTCGATCAACGACACCGCGGACGCCATCAAAGATCTGCTTGATCAATTGGAAATCTAA
- a CDS encoding DinB family protein translates to MKQRFASRRCVGDEYSADYHRQLIENVPGDCVLSVMQDQMHWLCELASSISTEQVDRIHSPYGWTIRQVFEHCANAERVSGYRILRFAAGDPTPLPGWDENAYADSRFGLGNFSHLITELGDLRKANLMLLKRLSPLAWDRRGTADGQQLTTRALAWIAAGHLQHHLEIVEKRCGVMVPRHSNRGE, encoded by the coding sequence ATGAAACAGCGATTTGCAAGTCGCCGTTGCGTGGGCGATGAATACTCAGCCGACTACCATCGACAACTGATAGAGAACGTGCCGGGCGACTGTGTTCTCTCGGTCATGCAGGACCAAATGCATTGGCTCTGTGAACTTGCCAGTAGCATCAGCACCGAACAAGTCGACCGAATCCATTCACCGTATGGATGGACCATTCGCCAAGTTTTTGAACACTGTGCGAACGCCGAACGTGTGAGCGGCTATCGAATCTTGCGGTTTGCCGCCGGTGACCCAACGCCACTACCAGGCTGGGACGAGAATGCGTATGCGGATAGCCGATTCGGCCTGGGCAACTTCTCGCACTTGATCACCGAGCTGGGCGATTTGAGAAAAGCAAATCTGATGTTGCTGAAGCGATTGTCGCCGCTTGCTTGGGACCGTCGAGGGACGGCCGACGGCCAGCAGCTCACCACGCGCGCGCTGGCGTGGATTGCCGCTGGTCACCTGCAGCACCATCTTGAGATCGTTGAAAAACGATGCGGTGTGATGGTGCCACGTCATTCGAATCGAGGCGAGTGA
- a CDS encoding PVC-type heme-binding CxxCH protein: MTAHTLWSGYDDAFAIVPTRTDAPARITKRTHTMRLAVSAYLAVSFVFYGLACPLHAADPPTVADDALEVIESTRGGRHWVDAATADPMEAQDSLGSFEIAQSLRLELFAAEPLVMDPVAITFDPQGRMFVVEYGDYPTGPPEGEPPLSRVVLIEDTDDDGRADQRTVFADGLNFCHSAMPYRGGLLIGEQTRIVHLVDTDGDDIADVRNVLFDGFTPAHPQMQIGNPRWGIDNWVHCNYGPGKIVSSASPDEAVEMPRRDFLFDPRTLRFRADGGWGQFGNTVDRWGNRFYCTNRNPIITTTLTPEIAARNPFHLVSRMSYDVAPSGGDSRVYPLIEMKSNYLSHAGTHTAACGVTALTGDALGKDTSDRPYQDSVFVCEPIGHLVTRSVIDREGSMLTASRAQRRVDFLASTDPWFRPASLASGPDGALYLADMYRLWVEHPKFLPPEIAAKLDWRAGEDRGRVYRIVAKDVSPPAPYVEPRTVAERVAMLSDPNGWRQFIAQQLIVEDYAASGSSREMVVALRQQLRLSQSSSGRLHCLWTLAGIHALEDQDLIAALGDSDWHVRAAAAQLSSDRLDNEALLDTLIGHVGDTDDSVVRQAVISLGGTTSEGATAALANAAKQHFNDSLIRDAILTTAAMRSTKLLKACVADAEFVSSATDDRLSFVHDLAAITGARGETNEIRDFVRSFFGDPAPLQAWWQYAAVVGFADGLQRHRGPMGRTTLAAFVKSPPSELAAVAGVLADWIRDGESVLSDPDASLESRVAAIGLLSQRGEAESLPIWRELFRADQPSEIQVAAVRSFSRVVSTAKCQLLIEHWSQLAPAARPIAMDTMLRRTDGTLSMLEAMKDKTMSPSLLSIDQRVRLLKHSDASIRSLASELLGGAVSANRRAVAGQYQSALTADASPQHGAAVFQRACANCHRLRDVGHEIGPDLTDAVNRSPEALLYDILDPNAKVEPRYTSYSILTDRGEVYSGLIVNDSGGNVVLKMAENKVVSVSRDEIEEIKSNDISLMPEGIEKEVTPQQMADLLAYLRQR, from the coding sequence ATGACCGCTCACACGCTCTGGAGCGGTTACGATGACGCGTTTGCCATTGTCCCCACCCGCACTGATGCCCCCGCCCGCATTACCAAACGGACACACACCATGCGACTCGCTGTTTCTGCCTATTTAGCCGTTTCATTTGTGTTTTACGGGCTCGCCTGCCCGTTGCATGCTGCAGATCCGCCTACGGTTGCCGACGATGCCCTGGAGGTGATCGAAAGCACACGGGGAGGCCGGCACTGGGTCGACGCGGCCACCGCCGATCCGATGGAAGCCCAGGATTCTCTCGGCAGCTTTGAGATCGCACAATCGTTGCGACTGGAACTATTCGCTGCAGAGCCCCTGGTCATGGATCCCGTTGCCATCACATTCGACCCCCAAGGTCGAATGTTTGTTGTCGAATACGGAGACTATCCGACGGGACCTCCAGAGGGCGAGCCACCGCTTTCACGAGTGGTCTTGATCGAGGACACGGATGACGACGGACGGGCGGACCAGCGAACCGTGTTTGCCGATGGCCTGAATTTTTGTCACAGCGCGATGCCCTATCGCGGCGGCTTGCTGATCGGGGAGCAAACTCGCATCGTGCACTTGGTCGATACCGATGGCGACGACATCGCTGATGTTCGAAACGTGCTCTTCGATGGATTCACGCCCGCGCACCCGCAGATGCAAATCGGAAACCCGAGGTGGGGAATCGACAACTGGGTGCATTGTAATTACGGGCCCGGCAAGATCGTCTCGTCGGCGTCACCGGATGAAGCGGTCGAGATGCCTCGGCGAGACTTTCTCTTCGATCCTCGAACGCTGCGATTTCGTGCCGATGGCGGTTGGGGACAGTTCGGCAACACGGTCGATCGCTGGGGCAACCGATTCTACTGCACCAACCGCAACCCGATCATCACGACTACATTGACGCCAGAGATCGCAGCGCGCAATCCCTTTCATTTGGTCTCGCGGATGTCATACGATGTTGCACCCTCCGGCGGCGACTCACGCGTCTATCCGTTGATCGAGATGAAGAGCAACTACCTTTCTCACGCGGGAACGCACACCGCGGCGTGCGGTGTGACGGCGTTGACCGGTGATGCCCTGGGAAAGGATACATCCGACAGACCTTATCAAGACAGCGTGTTTGTGTGTGAACCCATCGGGCACCTTGTGACTCGCAGCGTGATCGATCGCGAAGGCTCGATGCTGACGGCAAGTCGAGCTCAGAGACGCGTTGATTTTTTAGCATCCACCGATCCCTGGTTCCGTCCGGCCAGTCTCGCCAGTGGACCCGACGGCGCACTGTATCTGGCCGACATGTATCGACTGTGGGTCGAGCATCCCAAGTTCTTGCCGCCAGAGATCGCCGCCAAGTTGGATTGGCGCGCAGGAGAAGATCGAGGACGCGTCTATCGCATCGTTGCCAAGGACGTGTCTCCGCCAGCACCCTACGTCGAGCCCAGGACCGTCGCTGAGCGAGTCGCCATGTTGAGCGACCCGAACGGCTGGCGTCAATTCATCGCGCAACAACTGATCGTAGAAGACTACGCCGCATCGGGCAGCTCACGCGAAATGGTGGTGGCATTGCGGCAGCAGTTGCGATTGAGTCAAAGTTCCAGTGGACGGCTGCACTGTCTCTGGACTCTTGCGGGGATCCATGCGTTGGAGGATCAAGACTTGATCGCTGCACTGGGAGATTCCGACTGGCATGTCCGCGCCGCAGCGGCTCAACTCTCGTCGGACAGACTCGACAACGAAGCATTGCTGGACACCTTGATCGGCCACGTGGGAGACACCGACGATTCGGTGGTGCGGCAAGCCGTGATTTCGTTGGGCGGCACGACGTCAGAAGGGGCGACCGCTGCGTTGGCCAACGCAGCAAAACAACATTTCAACGACTCACTGATTCGGGACGCTATCCTGACGACGGCGGCAATGCGTTCGACGAAACTGCTGAAAGCGTGTGTAGCCGACGCGGAGTTTGTTTCCTCCGCCACCGACGATCGGCTTTCCTTTGTTCATGATTTGGCCGCCATCACCGGCGCTCGCGGAGAGACGAACGAAATCCGGGATTTTGTGCGGTCATTCTTTGGCGACCCCGCACCGCTCCAAGCATGGTGGCAATACGCCGCCGTCGTTGGTTTTGCGGATGGCTTGCAGCGACATCGTGGCCCCATGGGGCGAACGACCTTGGCGGCCTTTGTGAAGTCGCCCCCAAGCGAACTTGCCGCGGTCGCCGGCGTTCTGGCCGACTGGATCCGAGACGGCGAATCGGTGCTGAGCGATCCCGATGCATCTCTGGAAAGCCGCGTTGCTGCAATCGGGCTGTTGTCTCAACGCGGTGAAGCAGAGAGCTTGCCGATTTGGCGTGAGCTCTTCCGTGCGGATCAACCATCAGAGATTCAAGTCGCGGCCGTTCGCTCATTTTCCCGCGTCGTATCGACTGCCAAATGTCAGTTGCTCATTGAGCATTGGTCTCAACTCGCGCCGGCGGCGCGTCCCATAGCGATGGATACCATGCTGCGTCGCACTGATGGGACCCTTTCGATGCTTGAGGCGATGAAAGACAAAACCATGTCGCCATCATTGCTATCCATCGATCAACGTGTTCGGCTGCTCAAACACAGCGACGCGTCCATCCGCTCGCTTGCGTCTGAGTTGTTAGGCGGTGCGGTATCGGCCAATCGCCGTGCGGTCGCCGGGCAGTATCAGTCGGCCTTGACCGCTGACGCATCGCCTCAACATGGCGCGGCCGTGTTTCAACGCGCATGTGCCAACTGCCATCGATTGCGAGATGTCGGACACGAGATCGGACCTGACCTCACAGACGCGGTCAATCGCAGCCCGGAAGCCTTGCTCTATGACATCTTAGATCCCAATGCAAAGGTCGAGCCACGCTATACGTCTTATTCGATTCTGACCGATCGCGGTGAAGTCTATAGTGGATTGATCGTCAATGATTCGGGAGGGAACGTGGTGTTGAAGATGGCGGAAAACAAAGTCGTCTCCGTTTCGCGAGATGAAATCGAGGAAATCAAATCCAACGACATTTCCCTGATGCCCGAGGGGATCGAAAAGGAAGTGACGCCACAGCAAATGGCCGACTTGCTTGCTTACCTTCGCCAGCGTTGA